In one Cronobacter dublinensis subsp. dublinensis LMG 23823 genomic region, the following are encoded:
- a CDS encoding J domain-containing protein — MRFLEILGLEPGADERAVKRAYAKRLKTCRPDEDPQGFQTLRDAYEEALEYARARWGDDEPTQAVTDAPFAPQDVGQAASPADVAPRFDDDEQSVSEPESTRPPGIDPAPSLTGSASPRVNQWLDGLTEENLNARWLQARAMGEGVAFEKGVLARCLSHFSSSESGLAARAQALFQWLTAGQTLAFDTAQQTRLRGVLLAPFADEMGAALAEGQDDRYLAQLRALAHTAWLQSYDGQLQLQRLALALLDEIPDWSTERFATLCALFHWDEARGERPDLPELWARAVARDDDERLFATLSALRDAPDDTSAHRAARMVLGAQDEDARMLAGLDYTDDDWSACAQLTDRLEIGHPALIPRFAGADIHAWEQTSARLTNTNVPMLRGLWFIGLMMATFGWMLPAIYDGSITPLGVVLRVLVAPVVAMVVGAVPLALWSGLTRSLSGTDTALSERLLPRFIYSPRRKRWRLLAHVIPFCVVSLVIALVCGRLALGIFVVVTLLLAWTDLWRYPGALQRYRKKPAPKRAGMKKKVLLALLFFAIITGVRALLPGAAQTTPDTPKTPSTVYQGEATHPDADASQATCDTPPAVPPLCRNLNDPQACSERVNHEWYARCASK; from the coding sequence ATGCGCTTTCTCGAGATCCTCGGCCTGGAGCCCGGCGCGGATGAGCGCGCCGTTAAACGCGCCTACGCGAAACGACTCAAAACCTGCCGCCCGGATGAAGACCCGCAAGGGTTTCAGACGCTGCGCGATGCCTATGAAGAGGCGCTGGAATATGCCCGCGCGCGGTGGGGCGACGACGAACCAACGCAAGCGGTGACGGATGCGCCGTTCGCGCCTCAGGATGTGGGGCAGGCGGCAAGCCCGGCGGACGTTGCGCCGCGTTTTGATGATGACGAACAGAGCGTCAGCGAGCCTGAATCCACGCGCCCGCCGGGTATCGATCCCGCGCCGTCTTTGACGGGGAGCGCGTCGCCGCGCGTTAACCAGTGGCTCGACGGGCTGACGGAAGAAAATCTCAACGCGCGCTGGCTCCAGGCGCGGGCGATGGGCGAGGGCGTCGCGTTTGAAAAAGGAGTGCTGGCGCGCTGTCTGTCGCATTTCTCTTCCAGTGAGTCCGGGCTTGCGGCACGCGCACAGGCGCTGTTTCAGTGGCTGACGGCCGGGCAGACGCTGGCGTTTGATACCGCGCAGCAAACCCGCCTGCGCGGCGTGCTGCTGGCGCCTTTCGCCGACGAGATGGGGGCGGCGCTGGCGGAAGGCCAGGACGACCGTTACCTCGCGCAGCTGCGCGCGCTGGCGCATACCGCCTGGCTGCAAAGCTACGACGGCCAGCTTCAGTTGCAGCGCCTGGCGCTGGCGCTGCTCGATGAAATACCCGACTGGTCCACGGAGCGGTTTGCCACGCTCTGCGCGCTGTTTCACTGGGATGAGGCGCGCGGCGAGCGGCCCGACTTACCGGAGCTGTGGGCGCGGGCCGTCGCGCGCGACGACGATGAACGCCTGTTTGCGACGCTTTCGGCGCTGCGCGACGCGCCGGACGACACGTCGGCGCACCGGGCGGCACGCATGGTGCTGGGCGCGCAGGATGAGGATGCGCGGATGCTGGCGGGGCTCGACTATACCGACGACGACTGGAGCGCCTGCGCGCAGCTGACCGACCGGCTGGAGATTGGTCATCCGGCACTCATCCCGCGCTTTGCGGGCGCGGATATCCACGCCTGGGAGCAGACGTCTGCCAGGCTCACCAACACCAACGTGCCAATGTTGCGCGGCCTCTGGTTTATCGGACTGATGATGGCTACGTTCGGCTGGATGTTGCCGGCGATTTACGACGGCTCGATAACCCCGCTCGGCGTGGTGCTTCGCGTGCTGGTGGCGCCGGTGGTGGCGATGGTAGTGGGCGCGGTGCCGCTGGCGCTGTGGTCAGGCCTCACCCGGTCACTGTCAGGCACCGACACGGCGCTGAGCGAGCGACTGCTGCCGCGGTTTATCTACTCGCCACGGCGCAAACGCTGGCGGCTGCTGGCGCATGTCATTCCGTTCTGCGTCGTGAGCCTCGTTATCGCGCTGGTCTGCGGCAGGCTCGCGCTGGGGATCTTTGTGGTAGTGACGCTACTGCTCGCCTGGACCGATCTCTGGCGCTACCCGGGCGCGCTGCAACGCTATCGCAAAAAACCGGCCCCGAAACGCGCGGGCATGAAGAAAAAAGTGCTGCTGGCGCTGCTGTTCTTCGCCATTATCACCGGCGTGCGCGCGCTGCTGCCGGGAGCGGCGCAGACGACGCCGGATACGCCAAAAACGCCGTCGACGGTTTACCAGGGCGAGGCGACACATCCAGACGCCGACGCTTCGCAGGCCACCTGCGACACGCCGCCTGCGGTGCCGCCGCTGTGCCGTAATCTCAACGATCCGCAGGCGTGCAGCGAGCGGGTAAACCATGAGTGGTACGCACGCTGCGCATCAAAATAG
- a CDS encoding zinc-dependent alcohol dehydrogenase has translation MRALCWNGVNDLRVETVSDPVLVNPQDVILKVGLTTTCGSDLHVIDGLIPSMEEGDILGHEFMGEVVEVGPEVKNIRRGDRVVVPSFISCGACWYCNHGLTSCCDNTNPNAHMQEKILGYPTAGIYAYSHAFGGYAGSHAEYVRVPFADNDCFVVPESVSDEQALFLSDAAPTGYMGADFCNIHPGDTVAVWGCGGVGLMAAQSAYLMGAEKVIAIDRFPERLAMARDLVGAIPLDYTKVDIYEALLEITSGRGPDSCIDAVGMEAHGEGLEYAYDRTKQALKMHTDIGAALRQAIRACRKGGTLAILGVYGMMDKFPLGVAMNKGLTIRTAQQHGQSYMKRLLDHASRGELRTDFLATHRFSLEDAPRGYEMFKNKEDGCVRAVFKP, from the coding sequence ATGCGAGCACTTTGCTGGAATGGCGTGAACGATCTGCGGGTCGAGACCGTGAGCGACCCTGTCCTGGTTAATCCGCAGGATGTGATCCTGAAAGTGGGGCTCACCACCACCTGCGGCTCCGATCTTCACGTCATCGACGGCCTGATTCCGAGCATGGAAGAGGGCGATATTCTCGGCCACGAATTCATGGGCGAAGTGGTGGAAGTGGGCCCGGAGGTGAAAAACATCCGCCGCGGCGACCGCGTCGTGGTGCCGTCGTTTATCTCGTGCGGCGCCTGTTGGTACTGCAACCACGGCCTCACCTCCTGCTGCGATAACACCAACCCGAACGCGCATATGCAGGAGAAAATCCTCGGCTATCCCACCGCGGGCATTTACGCTTACAGCCACGCCTTCGGCGGCTATGCCGGTTCGCACGCCGAGTATGTGCGCGTGCCGTTCGCGGATAACGACTGTTTTGTGGTGCCGGAAAGCGTCTCTGACGAACAGGCGCTGTTTCTCTCGGACGCGGCGCCGACGGGCTACATGGGCGCGGATTTCTGTAATATCCACCCCGGCGACACGGTCGCGGTCTGGGGCTGCGGCGGCGTCGGGCTGATGGCCGCGCAAAGCGCGTACCTGATGGGCGCGGAAAAAGTGATCGCCATCGACCGCTTCCCGGAGCGCCTGGCGATGGCCCGCGATCTGGTGGGCGCCATCCCGCTCGATTACACCAAAGTAGATATCTACGAGGCGTTGCTTGAAATAACCAGCGGCCGCGGCCCGGACAGCTGCATCGACGCGGTCGGCATGGAGGCGCACGGCGAAGGGCTGGAATATGCTTATGACCGCACCAAACAGGCGCTCAAGATGCACACCGATATCGGCGCGGCGCTGCGTCAGGCGATCCGCGCCTGCCGGAAAGGCGGCACGCTCGCTATTCTCGGCGTCTACGGGATGATGGATAAATTCCCGCTCGGCGTGGCGATGAATAAAGGCTTAACCATTCGCACCGCCCAGCAGCACGGGCAAAGCTATATGAAACGCCTGCTGGATCACGCCTCGCGGGGGGAACTGCGTACCGATTTCCTCGCCACGCACCGCTTCTCGCTGGAAGACGCGCCGCGTGGCTATGAAATGTTTAAGAATAAAGAAGACGGCTGCGTGCGCGCGGTGTTTAAGCCCTGA
- a CDS encoding molecular chaperone HscC: MIVGIDLGTTNSLAAVWQDGNPRLITNALGELLTPSVVGLDDEGRVLVGKAARERLHTHPHLTTALFKRHMGTAWTVRLGDKLFRAEELSALVLKSLKDDIERACGEPVTEAVISVPAYFSDAQRKATKVAGELAGLKVEKLINEPTAAALAYGLHRQGEEGTFLVFDLGGGTFDVSVLELFEGVMEVRASAGDNFLGGEDFDQALIDFFVSRQMAAGGLPDPRAHTHALRREAERVRQALGEQHTATFTLRAEDKTWSETLHQGELNEIFAPLLTRLRQPIERALRDARIRVADLDDILLVGGATRMPLVRRLAASLFGRFPSVSINPDEAIALGAAVQAALKKRDAALEEVVLTDVCPYTLGIETVKAFGRHHDEGHYLPIIERNVVVPVSRVKTVSTLYDNQTMVAFTIYQGESRLVKDNIELGHMRVPVPPKPAGEVSLDVRFTYDVNGILEAEVTVPLTGQRHQLIIENNPGVLTPEDIAQRLTALQALKIHPRERQPNTHLLARLDRLYQENTGEMREEISYLGACFQQALESQDDARIDSARQEITLKADAIEAGMWLF, from the coding sequence ATGATCGTCGGCATCGATCTTGGTACCACCAACAGCCTCGCCGCCGTCTGGCAGGACGGCAACCCGCGGCTTATCACCAATGCGCTGGGGGAGTTGCTCACGCCAAGTGTGGTCGGCCTTGACGACGAAGGCCGCGTGCTGGTCGGCAAAGCCGCGCGGGAGCGCCTGCACACGCACCCGCATCTCACCACTGCGCTTTTCAAACGCCATATGGGCACCGCCTGGACTGTCCGGCTCGGCGATAAGCTGTTTCGCGCCGAGGAGCTGTCGGCGCTGGTACTGAAAAGCCTCAAAGACGATATCGAACGCGCCTGCGGCGAGCCGGTGACCGAGGCGGTCATCAGCGTACCGGCCTATTTCAGCGACGCCCAGCGCAAAGCCACGAAGGTGGCGGGGGAGCTGGCGGGGCTAAAGGTTGAAAAACTGATTAACGAGCCGACCGCCGCGGCGCTGGCCTATGGCCTGCACCGTCAGGGCGAGGAGGGGACGTTTCTGGTGTTCGACCTCGGCGGCGGCACCTTTGACGTCTCGGTGCTTGAGCTATTTGAAGGCGTGATGGAAGTGCGCGCCAGCGCAGGCGACAACTTTCTCGGCGGCGAAGATTTCGACCAGGCGCTGATCGACTTTTTCGTGTCGCGCCAGATGGCGGCAGGCGGCCTGCCGGATCCGCGCGCGCATACCCACGCGCTGCGCCGCGAGGCAGAGCGCGTGCGTCAGGCGCTCGGCGAACAGCATACCGCGACGTTTACGCTGCGTGCCGAAGATAAGACCTGGAGCGAGACCCTTCATCAGGGCGAGCTGAACGAGATTTTCGCGCCGCTGCTGACCCGTCTGCGTCAGCCGATTGAGCGCGCGCTGCGCGACGCCCGCATCCGGGTGGCCGATCTCGATGACATTCTGCTGGTGGGCGGCGCGACCCGCATGCCGCTGGTGCGCCGTCTCGCCGCCAGCCTGTTTGGCCGTTTTCCGTCGGTATCCATTAATCCGGACGAAGCGATAGCCCTTGGCGCGGCCGTTCAGGCGGCGCTGAAAAAACGCGACGCGGCGCTCGAAGAAGTGGTGCTGACCGACGTCTGCCCGTATACGCTTGGCATCGAAACCGTTAAAGCGTTTGGCCGTCATCATGACGAGGGCCACTATCTGCCTATCATCGAGCGCAACGTGGTGGTGCCGGTGAGCCGCGTGAAAACCGTCAGCACGCTTTACGATAATCAGACCATGGTGGCGTTCACGATTTATCAGGGCGAGAGCCGCCTCGTGAAAGACAATATTGAGCTTGGCCATATGCGCGTGCCGGTGCCGCCAAAACCGGCGGGCGAGGTCTCGCTGGACGTGCGTTTTACCTATGACGTTAACGGCATTCTGGAGGCGGAAGTCACCGTGCCGCTGACCGGCCAGCGTCATCAGCTGATTATCGAAAACAACCCCGGCGTACTGACGCCCGAGGATATAGCCCAGCGGCTGACGGCATTGCAGGCGCTGAAAATTCACCCGCGCGAGCGTCAGCCTAACACCCATCTGCTGGCGCGCCTTGACCGGTTGTATCAGGAAAACACCGGCGAGATGCGTGAAGAAATCAGCTATCTCGGCGCGTGTTTTCAGCAGGCGCTGGAGAGCCAGGACGACGCGCGCATTGACAGCGCCCGTCAGGAGATAACCCTGAAGGCGGACGCTATCGAAGCCGGGATGTGGCTTTTCTGA
- the cmoB gene encoding tRNA 5-methoxyuridine(34)/uridine 5-oxyacetic acid(34) synthase CmoB: MIDFGKFYQQIACGPLAHWLETLPAQVAAWQRDALHGQFKQWKNSLDNLPALVPDRLDLLHSVSAQSDTPLSDGQRKRIEQLLRTLMPWRKGPFSLYGIDIDTEWRSDLKWDRVLPHITPLTGRTILDVGCGSGYHLWRMVGAGAQLAVGIDPTQLFLCQFEAVRKLLGGDNRAHVLPLGIEQMPALNAFDTVFSMGVLYHRRSPLEHLWQLKDQLVNEGELVLETLVVEGDENTVLVPGERYAQMRNVYFIPSAPALKNWLEKCGFVDVRIADYSVTTVEEQRRTAWMQTESLADFLDPQDATKTCEGYPAPLRAVLVARKP; this comes from the coding sequence ATGATCGATTTCGGTAAGTTTTATCAGCAGATAGCCTGTGGCCCGCTCGCTCACTGGCTCGAAACGCTGCCCGCCCAGGTCGCCGCCTGGCAGCGCGACGCCCTGCACGGCCAGTTTAAGCAGTGGAAAAATTCGCTCGATAATCTCCCGGCGCTGGTGCCGGATCGGCTCGATCTGCTGCACAGCGTCAGCGCGCAGAGCGATACGCCGCTCAGCGACGGCCAGCGTAAGCGCATTGAGCAGCTGCTGCGCACGCTGATGCCGTGGCGCAAAGGGCCGTTCTCGCTCTATGGCATCGATATCGACACCGAATGGCGCTCCGATCTCAAGTGGGACCGCGTGCTGCCGCATATTACGCCGCTTACCGGCCGCACTATTCTCGATGTGGGCTGCGGCAGCGGCTATCACCTCTGGCGCATGGTCGGCGCGGGCGCGCAGCTCGCGGTCGGCATCGACCCGACGCAGCTGTTCCTGTGCCAGTTTGAGGCGGTGCGCAAGCTGCTGGGCGGCGATAACCGCGCGCACGTGCTACCGCTCGGCATTGAACAGATGCCCGCGCTGAACGCGTTCGACACGGTGTTTTCCATGGGCGTGCTCTATCACCGCCGTTCGCCGCTGGAGCATCTCTGGCAGCTCAAAGATCAGCTGGTGAACGAGGGCGAGCTGGTGCTGGAAACGCTGGTGGTGGAAGGCGACGAGAATACCGTGCTGGTGCCCGGCGAGCGCTACGCGCAGATGCGTAACGTCTACTTTATTCCGTCTGCGCCAGCGCTAAAAAACTGGCTGGAGAAGTGCGGTTTTGTGGATGTGCGCATTGCGGATTACTCGGTCACCACCGTGGAAGAGCAGCGCCGCACCGCCTGGATGCAGACGGAGTCGCTGGCCGATTTCCTCGACCCTCAGGATGCCACGAAAACCTGCGAAGGCTACCCCGCCCCGCTGCGCGCCGTCCTGGTCGCACGCAAACCGTGA
- a CDS encoding VOC family protein translates to MTHWHTVDALQDIRADLPRFEAALQTLAARLALDITGLHADHISLRCHQNATAERWRAGFEQCGSLLSENIINGRPICLFRLDDPVCVGPWRFTIVELPWPGEKRYPHEGWEHIEIVLPGAPETLNQRALALLGDEGLMAPDIAVKTSSPAGEHERLPNPTLAVTDRIVTIKFHPYSLEEIVASEQQ, encoded by the coding sequence ATGACCCACTGGCACACCGTGGACGCCCTCCAGGATATCCGCGCGGATCTGCCGCGCTTTGAGGCGGCGCTACAGACGCTCGCCGCGCGTCTTGCGCTCGACATTACCGGCCTGCACGCCGATCACATCTCCCTGCGCTGTCACCAGAACGCGACCGCCGAGCGCTGGCGCGCCGGGTTTGAGCAGTGCGGCTCGCTGCTTAGCGAAAACATCATTAATGGCCGCCCGATTTGTCTCTTCCGGCTGGACGACCCCGTCTGCGTCGGCCCGTGGCGCTTTACCATCGTCGAGCTACCGTGGCCTGGCGAGAAGCGCTACCCGCATGAAGGCTGGGAACATATTGAAATTGTGCTGCCCGGCGCGCCGGAAACGCTCAACCAGCGCGCGCTGGCGCTGCTCGGCGATGAGGGGCTGATGGCGCCGGATATCGCGGTGAAAACCAGTTCGCCTGCGGGTGAGCACGAACGCCTGCCGAACCCGACGCTCGCCGTGACCGACCGCATCGTGACTATCAAATTCCACCCGTATTCCCTCGAAGAGATCGTTGCAAGCGAACAGCAGTAA
- a CDS encoding SRPBCC family protein, whose translation MQHTVKHTDLWINRDEPGLRRSLLIHRSAEELFDLWRAPSTLPRIMEHFARITILSDTASHWAVRMPLGKNIEWDAYIVDEERGHYISWASEKKATVPNAGRLTFRHVSEERGTEVTLALHFDPPGGFLGEWLSKKIDLVPEAMLSQALRRFKNLAETGEIATNTPQPAGRHGGMDKVEE comes from the coding sequence ATGCAACACACCGTAAAACATACTGATTTGTGGATTAACCGTGATGAGCCGGGGCTGCGCCGCTCCCTGCTTATTCACCGCTCCGCCGAGGAGCTGTTTGATCTCTGGCGCGCCCCCTCAACCCTGCCGCGCATTATGGAACATTTCGCCCGTATCACTATTCTCAGCGATACCGCGTCCCACTGGGCGGTACGGATGCCGCTTGGCAAAAACATCGAATGGGACGCGTATATCGTCGATGAAGAGCGCGGCCACTACATCAGCTGGGCGTCGGAGAAAAAGGCCACCGTGCCGAACGCCGGCAGGCTCACTTTCCGCCATGTCTCTGAGGAGCGCGGCACCGAAGTGACGCTGGCGCTGCACTTCGACCCGCCGGGCGGTTTTCTTGGCGAATGGCTGTCGAAAAAAATCGATCTGGTGCCTGAGGCGATGCTGAGCCAGGCGCTGCGACGCTTTAAGAACCTCGCCGAAACCGGTGAAATCGCCACCAACACCCCGCAACCGGCGGGGCGTCACGGCGGCATGGACAAGGTGGAGGAATAA
- the cutC gene encoding copper homeostasis protein CutC: protein MPLLEICCYSLACAVTAQEAGADRIELCSAVNEGGLTPSAGVLKGARAQITLPVHPIVRPRGGDFCYRADEFAAMLDDIAFIRELGFAGLVTGVLNEDGEVDIARMRKIMRAADGMAVTFHRAFDMCASPLKALEELTDLGVARILTSGQQATAEKGISLITELKRQSRAPIIMAGAGVRLSNLDLFLAQGIDELHSSAGIQSASPMRYRNTGVSMSSGASADEYARYQVDGNAVAAMKAAMLSAQ from the coding sequence ATGCCGTTACTGGAAATTTGTTGTTACAGCCTGGCGTGCGCAGTGACCGCGCAGGAGGCGGGCGCAGACCGCATTGAGCTCTGCTCGGCGGTGAATGAAGGCGGTTTAACGCCGTCGGCGGGCGTGCTGAAGGGCGCGCGGGCGCAGATAACCCTCCCCGTTCATCCGATCGTGCGTCCGCGCGGCGGCGATTTTTGCTATCGCGCCGATGAGTTCGCGGCGATGCTCGACGACATCGCGTTTATCCGCGAGCTCGGCTTCGCGGGGCTGGTGACCGGCGTCTTAAATGAGGACGGCGAAGTGGATATCGCGCGGATGCGCAAAATAATGCGCGCCGCCGACGGCATGGCCGTCACCTTTCATCGCGCCTTCGATATGTGCGCCAGCCCCTTGAAAGCGCTGGAAGAATTAACCGATCTCGGCGTGGCGCGCATTCTCACTTCCGGGCAGCAGGCGACGGCGGAAAAAGGAATTTCATTAATTACGGAACTAAAACGACAGTCGCGTGCTCCAATCATTATGGCTGGTGCAGGGGTGCGGCTAAGTAACCTCGACCTGTTTCTGGCGCAGGGGATAGACGAGCTTCACAGCTCAGCGGGCATCCAGAGCGCGTCTCCCATGCGCTATCGCAACACCGGCGTCTCGATGTCATCGGGCGCCAGCGCCGACGAATATGCCCGTTACCAGGTGGATGGCAACGCGGTAGCCGCCATGAAGGCGGCGATGTTGTCAGCGCAATGA
- a CDS encoding MalY/PatB family protein, with the protein MAFNFDEEINRRHSDSSKWNTHDESVLPMWVADTDFRSPACITDALIARVGHGVFGYGAHPKGLAQAFVDWCERRYGWRVDPQWLVFLPGIVAGLNLSVRAFTAPDETTIAPTPIYPPFRKSAAFAGRAQINAPLQTRGQRLALDIDSLRAQLTGREKLLMLCNPQNPGGTAYRREELEAQLALAQERDLIVCSDEIHCDLILEPGVRHIPFASLSEDAARRSITLMSPSKTFNIAGLGASVAVIPDARLRQRFSETRAGIVPNVDVLALTAAEAAWRGGEPWLEEQLIYLRRNRDRLYDAIRALPGLDMLLPEATYLAWVDASGLGVDNPTRFFKEQGLGFSPGADFGDPQYVRINFGCTAATLETAIARLTRAVEAAYIRA; encoded by the coding sequence ATGGCATTCAATTTCGACGAAGAGATCAACCGCCGTCACAGCGACAGCAGTAAGTGGAACACTCATGACGAATCGGTATTGCCGATGTGGGTGGCCGACACCGATTTTCGCTCGCCCGCCTGTATTACCGACGCGCTGATAGCGCGCGTCGGGCACGGCGTTTTCGGCTACGGCGCGCATCCAAAGGGGCTTGCGCAGGCGTTTGTCGACTGGTGCGAGCGACGCTACGGGTGGCGCGTGGATCCGCAGTGGCTGGTGTTTTTACCGGGGATTGTCGCCGGGCTGAATCTCTCGGTGCGCGCGTTTACCGCCCCTGACGAGACGACCATCGCCCCGACGCCGATTTACCCGCCGTTTCGCAAGTCCGCCGCGTTCGCCGGACGCGCGCAGATTAACGCGCCACTACAGACGCGCGGGCAGCGCCTGGCGCTCGATATCGACAGCCTGCGCGCGCAGCTTACCGGGCGCGAAAAACTGCTGATGCTCTGCAACCCGCAAAACCCTGGCGGTACGGCTTACCGCCGCGAGGAGCTGGAGGCGCAGCTGGCACTCGCGCAGGAGCGCGATCTGATTGTCTGCTCCGATGAAATCCACTGCGATCTCATCCTTGAGCCAGGCGTGCGTCATATTCCGTTCGCCTCGCTCAGCGAAGACGCCGCGCGGCGCTCCATCACGCTGATGTCGCCGTCCAAGACGTTCAACATCGCCGGGCTTGGCGCATCGGTGGCGGTCATCCCGGATGCCCGGCTTCGCCAGCGCTTTAGTGAGACGCGCGCCGGGATCGTGCCGAACGTGGACGTACTGGCGCTGACGGCCGCCGAAGCGGCATGGCGCGGCGGCGAGCCGTGGCTTGAGGAGCAACTGATTTATCTGCGCCGCAATCGCGATCGCCTGTATGACGCGATACGCGCGCTGCCGGGGCTCGATATGCTGCTGCCGGAGGCGACCTATCTCGCCTGGGTGGACGCGTCAGGGCTCGGCGTGGACAACCCGACGCGCTTCTTTAAAGAGCAGGGGCTCGGCTTCTCTCCTGGTGCGGATTTTGGCGACCCGCAGTACGTGCGCATTAACTTCGGCTGCACGGCCGCCACGCTGGAAACGGCCATCGCGCGCCTGACGCGCGCGGTTGAGGCCGCGTACATCAGGGCTTAA
- the lysM gene encoding peptidoglycan-binding protein LysM, whose protein sequence is MGLLNFVKEAGEKIWDSVSGHDDAAAQNAKVQEHLKKTGIPDADKVQVQVDDGKATVTGEGLSQEAKEKILVAVGNIAGIGHVADNVAVASPAPESQYYTVKKGDTLSAISKDVYGDANQYPKIFEANKPMLTSPEKIYPGQVLRIPK, encoded by the coding sequence ATGGGCTTACTTAATTTTGTCAAAGAAGCGGGCGAGAAAATCTGGGACAGCGTCTCCGGGCATGACGATGCCGCCGCGCAGAACGCCAAAGTGCAGGAACACCTCAAGAAAACCGGCATCCCGGACGCCGATAAAGTCCAGGTGCAGGTCGATGACGGCAAAGCAACCGTCACCGGCGAGGGGTTAAGCCAGGAAGCTAAAGAGAAAATCCTGGTGGCGGTGGGGAACATCGCGGGCATCGGCCATGTCGCCGATAACGTGGCGGTGGCAAGCCCCGCGCCGGAGAGCCAGTATTACACGGTGAAAAAAGGCGACACGCTGAGCGCGATTTCAAAAGACGTGTATGGCGATGCGAATCAGTACCCGAAAATCTTCGAGGCCAATAAGCCGATGCTGACCAGCCCGGAAAAAATCTATCCGGGCCAGGTGCTGCGTATTCCGAAATAA